The genomic stretch gaattttgtgtttagatttgggtcccatctccaagatatctcactatgcacgcacacacgcacacatatatagatgaaaatacaggtattctgaaatccaaaaaaaatctgaaatccaaaacacttgtggtCCCAAGCACTTTGGATCAAgggacttaggggctgtgcaacTGCCccaaggggcggcctgcagctgccccttttgcAACCAGATTGGGGTCACGGCAACCGCacgccatggtcccaatctggtcTTTGCAGGGTACAGAGAGGAGCTGTAAAAAGTGGTTTCTCTTTGCCCCCTGCAAAGGGCGTGATAGCCACAGCgctgtggctttatggcactTCTTCGACGCTGTGTcttctggacgcagcaccagaggagtgctgtgatgccacacaccatatGGTACAGTGAGCAGCATCATGTCACtctggggcagagccagggcatgtgtcatatggacgctATGCCCTGTCTCCACCCCTAACCTGCCTTTTGTaccggtgtgcacagccccttaaaCTGTAATGATGAGGCCACAAAATCTttaataaaaagtcatgttttaacaAGTTATATATCTTTCAGGTGTGTGGTGAAAAATCCTATTTCATCCTAACTCATCTAAAGGTGAGTTGATGAGTTAGTAAGATTCAGCTGGCAGTCCAGCTTCTGTATgtaggaggagggaaggggggttACACCTTGTCTTTTGCTTCAGATAGCAAAATGGAAGGGACTAGAAGTTGCCCCATGTCCcttattacagtgcacccttaccttatgtgggggatccattccggaccctgcTGAATAAGGCAAATTTGTTTGAATGTGTTGCGTCCCCATGGTGCGTGGTGCGGTATGCACCACGGGCACACCCCCATTCAACATTTTAGGACTCACCATAGGCATAGCCTCAAGTCTGGTATGGCACAGGCATGCAGTATAAGTGATATCCtctatttgagggttggaaagtgGGGGGGGATCCAAAAAACCCTATATTTGGGGGAGTGGGGGCTCAAAATGTGTCATCTTATAAATTATGGGTGTGGGCAATATATTAATTTTACACAGAAATGTGTGgctaaggctgcatttgcactgcagaaataatgcagtttgacaccactgtaactgccctgcctcagtgctggggaattctgggagctgtagttttgtgagacatttagcctactctgtcagagagctctggtgccacaataaactacaattctcaggattccatagcattgagccagggcagttaaagtggggtcaaactgaaATCATTGTTTTCACTTGGTATTTAGGTAGAACCCAAACTTATTAATGGTTGGCACTCCATTTccccagattctttatccatagatttaaccatccatggcttgaaaatattttaaatatatataagtttcaaatagcaaatcttgattttgccattttatattaagggacatcattttattatgccactgccTACaacgggatttgagcatccatggattttggcatccatggggggtcctggaaccaaactgcagcacataccaagggcacactgtatatatttcCTTGCTGTCAATTCTGCATGTCATGAATATTGATTGCCCCTTATTGCAGTTTTGAAAACTTGGTAACTGTTGGGGACAGCCCTGATCTCTCTAGTTCCTTTATTAGAAATGCTACAAATGTCATCTTAGGCCTAAAGAATCCACAgtgaaaaaaaggagacacatctTCAAGTGCTCAGTGGATGGGTGTTTTTATGTTAGAAAAAGCTCAATatgttttggcctgtctatatttCAGTGGCCTTCTTCAAGAACAATATGAAATGTGACGACAGGAATTTCTGGAGCTAAAAAGTTAATTTCATTTGCTGGACAGAAAAGAAACCTAAAAgcctagtttatttattttttggataaaacttattttgttttttaaaaaaataatatttttgttgtcGTCACTGCAGAATGAGATGGTGTCTTTATTTTGTTCGTCTTGGACAGaatttgttaatttgtttcaTACAATTGTGCAAAACTTAAAACTGCAATGACTGCTACTTTGTTATTGCAGGGAATTTTAGAACATAAAACTTAACACTTGCAAAACTAAGCATGggttatttgcatttttgtcaATGATCAGCATGTGCCTGCTGTGTGTGGTTGTGGTTATGGtggctgttattattattttctttgtttgtatcctacctttctcccaatacagggactcaaggcagctaacaaatttaaaacaatataaatgaatacaaaaccattttaaaaatataaatataaagtttcaAGAAACAAACCATGTATAAATTTAAATCATGACACATTATAAATATCAAGATGTATTAAACACTGTATACAAACTTTGACAGCTGAATTGCACTGCACTGAAAAGCCCAACCCTCATCAGTTTGAAAAAAGCCTGATGTACAAAAATGATTATACACTACCTACCAACTTGGTTACTAGGCACTAGATCTTTGCAGCTACATTTTTGGTTGGGAAAACccccgtttctctctctctcattctcttcctcCATTCTGTTTCATAAGATAGAGACTAGCGCTCTCACGGGGGCTGCCAAATTCTCAGCAAATTCTCTCATTGAGTCAAGACATTCTGTCTTAGCCCCAATAAATGAGACACAAAAATGCTTCCCATCCCTATTGTACTGTAAAGTGTGGCGGGAAGAAGGAATGATTTCCTAATCTGATTCTCATGCGGATGGAGGGTGGTGGATCTGAATTAATCCACAGCCCAGAATGTGTTAATCCGTACACACCCATATTTGAAATGTTGTTTTGCCTGACAGGCATGAATTGTCAAGGAACGCCTTAGAGCAGGATACTCCTAGAGGATTGAAGCCAGACCTAGACCCTGTCAGCTGCTTTGTGAGGTTCACCCAAGCCTCAGGCTGGGTGCCCATGAAGTGCCAAGCTCTTTCAGGCACTCACACATCCTTCCCATAAGAGGAGCAAAGAATAAAGAGGCTGAATCTCAAATACAGAGACTTGTGGGAACTGAGCTGGATGTTGCTGGGGGTGGGATAACAAtgtacaacacaacacaaaatagAGCACACAAGAAGTACAAAGAGATTGTCCTCTTTTCATTACATGGGGATGGAGACGAGTGACTGTAAAAGCAGTGAGGTCattagggttggcgtcacccggtgcagtaactcatggtgtcacacacaccccaatgacTTTCACACCATGAAGAACCTTTAGTAATGTTTTGTGTActagtgttactcataaatcataattcccagtatcactgaatgtaatggcaatagtggtgacataaacaactagcaaaattaaaattatgcctctACATTAACAACgttatatgcacagcctaaatgtgtttacatgtgcattgttccatgtggttaaagcgaaaatttggtaagatgtgatatttttaaagaaactttaaaaaaataacaatttaacaatttgattcttaaaaaaaaacaactgggaCTTCTTGACTCTGGTTAGCTTCATCCATGACTAATAaccatgctagctgggagattctgaaacTTGCCTGGTATCATATCAGAGAAATTGAGAAAAATCCCAACTAAAGAGGATAAAGAGAAAACtccaagaaaaggaggaggagaagatttGGACACCTGCCCTTATGAGATGTTCTAGTCTATTTTACAAAACCAAAGAAGGTCTATTTACCTTGAAAATCTCCCCAGCATGAGGCTCCTTGGCTAATGCAGCCTCGTCCAGTCCATCATAAGCAGAAGTGACATACATTTCTGAATAATCTTTCCCTCCAAAGCAGCAGGatgtgattctgggagttggcatCTTCACTGTTTGAATTCTTTTCCCTGCGTGAAATCAGGCAATAAGACAaatacaaacacagacacacattatCTGAGGGgaaacacaaaaaataaattGTTGATCCAGCTGCCACACCACACAAAATCCCTCCCACATGGGTATTAGGCTTAACAAAAATCTCCTATTTGCATaaattgtcattttctttctctttttttgtaaacCAAAATATGGGCAGGGTACACAGCTAAAACAGGGAGGCCAGCTGCTAACCTGTTCTAAAAGTATAATGGGCCACATCTGGAGTCCAGGGTGAAAATTCTTCATGTAAGTAGTCCATTTAATGAAATTAGGAAAAGGTTTGAAGTATATGGGTATGACAGAGacacagggtgcatctgcactgaagaaataatgcaatttgacaccactttaactgccatggctccaacctacagaatcctgagatttgtagttttgtgagacacactCTTTGGCcaagaaggctaaaaaccttgtaaaacctTGTAaatgattctataggatggagctacagcatttaaagtggtgtcaaactgcattatttccacagtgtagactCACCCTTAGTTATCCAAACATTTAAAGTAGTATTTCTTGTAACTTTCATCTGATTATTTGGCATAAATTCTGACCAGGTTTTAATGAGCAGGAAGGTAACTGAAAGCTGTTAGTGAATTTGGACATTTAACAAagattattttgtttgttgttcctACCTTGCGAACAGAAGACCTGAACTGGTGGAAAAGGCACTTCTGTTTCTCTGAAAGAATCCAAGTCTCACTGGATTGTGGGAGCTAGTGGCTCTCCAGGTTTTAGTACAAATTTTAACGAAGATGTCCAATGAGgcaacatttttgtttgttcaaataCAGTTTTGTTGCCATTTGGAAGTAGTTAGAATGCTAGACAAAGGCTAAAGAGCCCTCGGTTCAAATACTCATTGAGCCATGAAATTGCCTGCATGATCTTGGACCACTTTGgtagcatctgcactgtagaaataatgcagttacacaatgttttaactgccatggctcaatgctatagaattctgggatttgtcgttttgtgagatatttagccttctctctcagggacctctggtgccacaacaaactgcaaatcccagagttcaatagcactgagccatggcagttaaagtgttgttaaactgcattatttctgcagtgcagatgcagccttactccCTCACAGCCTGACTTGTTCACAGGCTTATTTTGGGAATAACAGTGGGAGTGGGGGGGAAACCAACTATGTTGCCTTGAGTTCCATGGAGGAGAAAGTTAAAATTAGCAGGAATAAATTACAAGTCTGTTAATATGCACAGCTCCCTCCTGTGATATGGAAACTGATCTTGGCTCCACCATTCTGAGGCTAAGTCTTCTCAGGCAGGATGTTGGTTAATAATATGACATGTCCCATTTTGTAAAACACTGGTAATACTACCTCCAAAAAGTCACTCAGATAATGTAGAGTTCTTGTTCTTTACCTGTTTCAGGGTCAATACGAATCACTCGTCCACCATCAATACAAGCCACCCAGAGTTTCCCTTCTGTGTCAATGCACATCCCATCCGGCATTGCTTCCTCTTTTTCCAGTTTATACACGGGTTTACAAGTACTACAATCTGCATCCAgaacagattggggggggggggttacatcaATATTTTCTCCTCTTACAAATGCAATATTTTCTCTCATTATAAATTTTCAATTCTTTATTGTCTTGGTTTCTGTGTTCCATCGAGATACAGAAATTGTATCTTTATTCTCAGCTTTTCATATAGCTTTTTATTTTGTCTCTTCCTTTTGGTGGTAAATATGCTCAAATGAGAAGACTGCTGATGCAGGACTGGAATAGTTAGggttttggactgcaatgcccagaatcccttAGGAGATTATAGAAGATGGAATTCAAAAAACTACTGCTACTTTACTGAACTCTTAACATATAGCTTGCAGTTGTACAAGCAATAAACAAGGCACTTCCAATTGAGAAGATCTTTCTTGCTTCCATCTTGACTAGTTTAgctcccaaaacaaaacaaaaatgccaacTTCACCTGACTGACTGGGTCTCTGCATGACAGGCAGAAAACCAGAAGTATAACATTTCCAATTACTGCATATCTGTACTGTAAGAAAACTATACCCATTGAATTTGCACCTGTCATGCAACTGTGAAAGATCTTTACCAagaccaaaaaataataatatatatatatatatagcaagacAACTATTTGCTTATAAGACCTCACTAATTCAGATGTTATCGTGCTTTAAATGCAAAGAAAACAACCAACCAGATATTTCCTAAGGAACATATAAAGTATGTGTCCATTCAGTATGATCCTCTGCTTTGCAAAGAAAGCTTCATGGACAATATGTTGCTCAACCAAAACAAATTGTTTATGGCCACTTTTTTGGTAGGGAGGATCTGTTTGTTCAGTAAGTAATTTATCTGTATTAGTAatgcaaggggaaaaaacaaccatATGGCAATATGACATGATGTAGAAATAAAAGTACAATTGTCTATCAGTTGTCTACAATGTATTTCTTGAGAGGCTATTAAATTTATCTGCTGGAAGAATATGTACCAATTTTTCCGGTGTGTACATCATAGCTGAAGGCCTGCACAGCATATGCCAGGCTGTCAATGTAGAAGAAGGTTCTGTGGTCCAGTGACCAGTCCAGCCCATTGGAGATGTCCACCTGCTCTAGCTGCTTCATGACACTACAGTCAGGAAAGAGAGTATAAAGAGCTCCTTGATGCCTTGCTCTTACTCCAGGTTCTGTCTCCTCAGCCATGGTACCTAAAGGATAGGCACAGAAATACGAATCAGGTTATTTCAGCACTTCTGGACCTCTTGAGAATGCAAGAGTCACTGTATGGGATCGTGCTAAAAATCCATCTAGCTTTGCCTTTCCAAATCTGATAACTGCCAGATGTATTGGATAAAGGCTCTCACCATCCCCCATAAAGGCTACCAGTGCAATAATTCTCCCCTATCACATTATTCCCTCATTTATTCATAATCTGTTAGAAGGGATGTTATTTAAAgctattgctattacatttcATATCAACCAACCGAGATAGGAAGACTAGGTGATTTACAGCAGGATATTTTGCACCCAAGCTGGAGAGACACCATTTGCAATATCATTTCCCACCTTTGATACTCTTATCTTGACTGATCTTTTCCATGCAGATTTGACCCTTTTGATGTATCTTTGGCTCAGGGCTATTTGTGACCTATATAAACACCCAGATTCCCTTTGTTTCCTCAGGCTGGATAGAATTCATGTGACTCCACGTCACTTTGGATTCTGACTAGTTCCGACTCGCTGCCATCCCCCCTCAGCATTCCCCAAAAAGCCAAGTCCAACACCATACTATCTAATTAGACCATCCAGAGTTACCACGCTTTAGTAAGTATCACCATTGGTGGAGCCTCTTATctattccaacactcaacccTTTATTCCTTATTTCTTGTGTGTCTTCTGTGTGTGCGAgcttgcactgtgtgtgtgtttcccccttgaaataaaagaaaattaatagaaagaattctgcctctgtgaATTCCCTATCCCAGCATCTCAGTATACAGGTGGGAAATTATTCCAAAAGGACTGCTTGTAACTCAGTAAAATTAATTGAGCTAAAATTGAAATTCCCCTGGTTCATAGTTACACCCCCATTCTTGCTTTACCCCTGGTGTTACAGTCAGAAGCGGGATCCCTGTTGCAATTATTCTTTGCATCAAAGATCACTCATGAAAGAGAAATTGACAGTCTGCTGCATCGTGATCAACAGCAAAACAGACCCCTGTTCCTCagagcagctgctgcccagtaaataaAGACTGAGGACTTctatgatccctacatattcaccACACTATGGAATATGTAGAGATCATGAACACAAATCAGATACAAATATATAATGCTAAGTTGTTCATTCATAACTATGATCATGAATTCTAGCCATCAACttcaagaaaatatgtttttggcGATATAGTCAGCTTACATTAACACCTAGCCCATGTTAATCTCTTATGTGCTATATGTCCccaatcatttttcttttaaaaagtggaaacagAATGCTTTAACTGCATAGTGTGAGCTACATCTGTTTCATTAAATTTTGTACATAATTTTCCATTCATGGCAAATTAACTGGGCCTGTACTCAGATGATTAGGAATAGCTGAAGTGAGAAGTGAGCATATAGTATTGTTTAATGTATCTCAAATATATACATACCTGCAAAATACCTCCCCATTGGGTCTACTTTTCCATCATTAAATCTGTTGTTGGCTTTATCTAATTCTACCTCAGTGATATCAACAAGGCTCTGATCTTCCCAGTTCAAGAAGGCAAACCTGGTTCCTACTGTGACCACATATCCTCCACACTGGCGAAGAGACACTGAGCCAACACGGGCATCTGCAGGCAGGAGAGAAACAGACAATTTTCAAAGTCAGGACACTTCAGTCACACTATGCACGATGCACCTTTCATGGACATGTGCTCAAATTTAGACTTCAAGGTTCTCCATGTCTGTCTCTTGACCTCTTGTC from Sceloporus undulatus isolate JIND9_A2432 ecotype Alabama chromosome 3, SceUnd_v1.1, whole genome shotgun sequence encodes the following:
- the LOC121926189 gene encoding regucalcin-like isoform X1; translated protein: MLFLWFLYNWTMSSIRIETVVKEKNRMGECPVWEERENSLVFVDINSQKVCRWNSLSKELQCVALDARVGSVSLRQCGGYVVTVGTRFAFLNWEDQSLVDITEVELDKANNRFNDGKVDPMGRYFAGTMAEETEPGVRARHQGALYTLFPDCSVMKQLEQVDISNGLDWSLDHRTFFYIDSLAYAVQAFSYDVHTGKIDCSTCKPVYKLEKEEAMPDGMCIDTEGKLWVACIDGGRVIRIDPETGKRIQTVKMPTPRITSCCFGGKDYSEMYVTSAYDGLDEAALAKEPHAGEIFKITGLGVKGIPQHYFTG
- the LOC121926189 gene encoding regucalcin-like isoform X2, with protein sequence MSSIRIETVVKEKNRMGECPVWEERENSLVFVDINSQKVCRWNSLSKELQCVALDARVGSVSLRQCGGYVVTVGTRFAFLNWEDQSLVDITEVELDKANNRFNDGKVDPMGRYFAGTMAEETEPGVRARHQGALYTLFPDCSVMKQLEQVDISNGLDWSLDHRTFFYIDSLAYAVQAFSYDVHTGKIDCSTCKPVYKLEKEEAMPDGMCIDTEGKLWVACIDGGRVIRIDPETGKRIQTVKMPTPRITSCCFGGKDYSEMYVTSAYDGLDEAALAKEPHAGEIFKITGLGVKGIPQHYFTG